A single genomic interval of Oxyura jamaicensis isolate SHBP4307 breed ruddy duck chromosome 26, BPBGC_Ojam_1.0, whole genome shotgun sequence harbors:
- the RAB44 gene encoding ras-related protein Rab-44 isoform X3: MPELAGHWGMLAAKCISLSRQEIWQLWAQLRKDEPQLLGNLEDFLAKMKQRIQEARSKKEALEVTLNKCVAEHNLEVQQLCAAMEQQIQQEQQRMEQESMARSHLHGMELQRALDASEREVQRLVAAQVELETRCHSLRSMQQSASTEKQQLEENNRVLEEQLQHINLQLQQTHGCLWTTWAAVAQEHMEELQDRAAAELPGETPPSLQMSPEQSEKYCSEMQIQLGSQAGKPQRKNTHQVVWEKLPAETSNSGLPRALSVEEDPFPEFLKEEQFSDQGSLLREMNDAIAALSKQLKPQAPAAPTTLAEAACCLQDYAEPQTGPEAAALHGSATGAPQDTHIGHKLFKEDLREGRTAAELPARDMTQAGASTEELGAEQGNSLEGAGQDLEEVQGTLFGKGKGADEKEQMLKEAECPQGAFRESTETAERAWVEVEGAERVHKKTEQVKAQPSGDAEEAVLSQGENLEAIPKGWELELAPGWGLARDVLEVPGGCLELELICRGEVQMAAKQEDSVLPGVTTVPNPKNVDGEGDGAEVQSWGQDKRTVQVGADPAQVHGAKHGRSRGAACELPAEAAEEERGAGEAMQGWQGDAGLQPSGEDFGDRKEGTAHAHVLQLEAVPQAETQEGAVVADVQQLEALSNAASVQLLAELGELEASLGGSPEAELQHRSVAGAPGIEQAESMGPDVQPLEEAGRAEPGLEERTSAAAVLGEGLSPAETPVGSQVPDGLVQDNAQELKLKEAESFEQVEEFLSTPGGSTWAYLQPLVATGTGEVAQSQAVALEAGLCTTHNTNAWDGDTVAALHPEYASAAEHPYPDVILVALNDPDEQVLEENQALEIFQEESADAKRRPLDGAQGLEVVQGARLGAEPRILVEVQHLELKQGHDTNAVILASPVSEVPLQISTLSCDTVMQEDVLIPDVQWLGGSGQATQSEFLEQVSSQTDKVRLPAAPQQPQEKPPCVTETKQVAAGPSEPPKQEVPPVSAFCTRVQEEEDTGNDLLGMNLRDSTLVDAANSRVQPQRHLSGEWREDLDVGQTEKKKEIGQIMSHEGEPSPGEPGAMIVNGAGASLRGSSEVSLDPDHLYNVLFVGDSHVGKTSFLYRLHANTFNPHLSATVGRFSLTALFRALHPLV; the protein is encoded by the exons ATGCCAGAGCTGGCAGGGCATTGGGGGATGCTTGCTGCCAAATGCATCTCTCTCAGCAGGCAGGAGATCTGGCAGCTCTGGGCCCAGCTCCGGAAGGAtgagccccagctcctgggcaACCTGGAGGACTTCCTGGCCAAGATGAAACAGCGTATCCAAGAAGCCAGGAGCAAGAAGGAGGCCTTGGAGGTGACCTTGAACAA GTGCGTGGCTGAGCACAACCTGGaggtgcagcagctctgtgcagccaTGGAGCAACAgatccagcaggagcagcagcggatggagcaggag AGTATGGCCCGAAGCCACTTGCATGGCATGGAGCTGCAACGAGCGCTGGATGCCAGCGAAAGGGAGGTGCAGCGTTTGGTCGCAGCACAGGTAGAG CTGGAGACACGGTGCCACAGCCTCCGCAGCATGCAGCAATCTGCcagcactgaaaagcagcagctggaagagaacaaccgggtgctggaggagcagctgcagcacatcaacctgcagctgcagcagaccCATGGGTGCCTGTGGACCACATGGGCTGCGGTGGCCCAGGAGCACATGGAGGAGCTGCA GGACAGAGCAGCggcagagctgcctggtgaGACACCGCCATCTCTGCAG ATGAGTCCAGAGCAGAGTGAGAAGTACTGCTCGGAGATGCAGATCCAGCTGGGGTCCCAAGCTGGCAAGCCACAACGCAAAAACACCCACCAAGT GGTTTGGGAAAAGCTGCCAGCAGAAACAAGCAATTCAGGACTGCCAAGAGCACTCTCTGTAGAAGAGGACCCTTTCCCTGAATTTTTGAAAGAGGAACAGTTTTCTGACCAAGGTTCTTTGCTAAGAGAGATGAATGATGCAATAGCAGCTCTGAGCAAGCAGCTGAAGCCACAGGCACCAGCTGCACCCACCACACTGGCAGAAGCTGCCTGTTGCCTGCAAGATTATGCTGAGCCCCAAACAGgaccagaggcagcagcactgcatggcTCAGCCACTGGAGCCCCACAGGATACCCACATCGGTCACAAGCTGTTCAAAGAAGACCTGAGAGAGGGACGAACTGCAGCTGAGCTTCCTGCTCGGGACATGACACAGGCCGGTGCGTCCACTGaagagctgggggcagagcagggaaacAGCCTGGAGGGAGCAGGACAGGACCTGGAGGAGGTGCAAGGGACATTATTTGGTAAGGGAAAGGGTGCTGATGAGAAGGAGCAGATGCTAAAGGAGGCCGAGTGTCCACAAGGTGCATTCAGAGAGAGCACAGAGACAGCTGAGCGGGCATGGGTGGAGGTGGAAGGAGCAGAAAGGGTgcacaaaaaaacagagcaggtAAAAGCACAGCCATCAGGAGATGCTGAAGAAGCAGTGTTAAGCCAGGGAGAAAACTTGGAGGCAATCCCCAAGGGTTGGGAACTGGAGCTTGCACCAGGTTGGGGCCTTGCCAGAGATGTACTTGAGGTGCCAGGAGGGtgcctggagctggagctgatTTGCAGAGGTGAGGTGCAAATGGCAGCAAAGCAGGAAGACAGTGTCCTGCCAGGGGTCACAACAGTTCCCAACCCCAAAAATGTAGATGGGGAAGGTGATGGTGCAGAGGTGCAGTCATGGGGACAGGACAAAAGAACAGTGCAGGTAGGTGCAGACCCAGCTCAGGTGCATGGAGCAAAGCATGGTAGGAGTCGTGGAGCAGCCTGTGAGCTCCCAGCTgaggctgcagaggaggaaaggggTGCAGGAGAGGCAATGCAGGGATGGCAAGGTGATGCTGGGCTACAGCCCAGTGGGGAAGATTTTGGGGACAGGAAGGAAGGGACTGCACATGCACACGTGCTACAGCTAGAGGCTGTGCCAcaagctgaaacacaggaaggGGCAGTGGTGGCAGATGTGCAACAGCTGGAGGCCCTGAGCAATGCTGCCAGTGTGCAGCTGCTtgcagagctgggggagctTGAGGCAAGCCTAGGAGGGAGCCcggaggcagagctgcagcaccgAAGTGTTGCTGGTGCCCCAGGTATAGAGCAGGCAGAGAGCATGGGGCCAGATGTACAACCCCTGGAGGAGGCTGGtagagcagagccagggctggaggagagaaccagtgctgctgcagtgcttggTGAGGGCCTTTCCCCAGCAGAAACCCCTGTGGGGAGCCAAGTCCCTGATGGACTGGTCCAAGATAATGCTCAAGAATTGAAATTGAAAGAGGCAGAGTCATTTGAGCAGGTGGAGGAATTCTTATCAACCCCTGGAGGGAGCACGTGGGCTTACCTGCAGCCCCTGGTTGCAACAGGGACTGGGGAAGTGGCACAGAGCCAGGCTGTGGCTTTGGAAGCGGGGCTGTGCACAACTCACAACACAAATGCATGGGATGGGGATACTGTGGCTGCTTTGCATCCTGAGTATGCTTCTGCCGCTGAACATCCTTATCCAGATGTAATACTGGTAGCACTTAATGATCCAGATGAGCAGGTCCTGGAAGAAAACCAAGCTCTGGAAATTTTCCAGGAAGAGAGTGCTGATGCAAAGAGGAGGCCTCTGGATGGAGCTCAAGGTCTGGAAGTTGTGCAGGGAGCTAGATTAGGGGCAGAGCCAAGGATCTTAGTTGAAGTTCAGCATTTAGAACTAAAGCAGGGCCATGATACCAATGCAGTCATACTGGCGTCCCCTGTTTCTGAGGTGCCTCTACAAATTAGCACTCTAAGTTGTGATACAGTGATGCAGGAGGATGTTCTCATTCCAGATGTGCAATGGCTAGGTGGTTCGGGACAGGCAACCCAAAGTGAGTTCCTGGAGCAGGTCTCATCACAGACAGACAAGGTGaggcttcctgctgctccccagcagccacagGAGAAACCACCATGTGTGACAGAAACCAAGCAAGTAGCTGCTGGACCTTCCGAGCCTCCAAAACAAGAGGTGCCACCAGTGTCAGCCTTTTGCACAAGGGTCCAAGAGGAGGAAGATACTGGGAATGATCTGCTGGGGATGAATCTCAGAGACAGCACACTGGTGGATGCAGCCAACAGCAGGGTGCAGCCTCAAAGGCATCTCTCAGGAGAGTGGAGGGAAGACCTTGATGTTGGccaaacagagaagaaaaaagagattgGGCAGATAATGAGCCACGAAGGTGAGCCCAGCCCAGGAGAGCCTGGAGCTATGATTGTGAATGGAGCAGGAGCTTCCCTAAGGGGCTCTTCTGAAGTCTCCCTGGACCCAGACCACTTGTACAACGTGCTGTTTGTTGGCGATTCCCATGTGGGCAAAACATCCTTTCTGTACCGGTTGCATGCCAACACCTTCAACCCACACCTCAGTGCCACAGTAGGTAGGTTTTCTCTGACTGCACTCTTCAGGGCTCTGCACCCACTAGTGTGA